A window of the Streptomyces albireticuli genome harbors these coding sequences:
- the glnA gene encoding type I glutamate--ammonia ligase has protein sequence MDKQQEFVLRTLEERDIRFVRLWFTDVLGYLKSVAVAPAELEQAFDEGIGFDGSAIEGFARVYESDMIAKPDPGTFQILPWRAEAPGTARMFCDILMPDGSPSYADPRYVLKRILAKTSDLGFTFYTHPEIEFFLLKDKPVDGTRPVPADSSGYFDHTPQNVGMDFRRQAITMLESMGISVEFSHHEGAPGQQEIDLRYADALSTADNIMTFRLVMKQVALEQGVQATFMPKPFSEYPGSGMHTHLSLFEGDRNAFYESGAEYQLSKVGRSFIAGLLKHAAEISAVTNQWVNSYKRIWGGSARSAGAGGEAPSYICWGHNNRSALIRVPMYKPGKTGSARVEVRSIDSGANPYLTYAVLLAAGLKGIEEGYELPAGADDDVWALSDAERRAMGIEPLPQNLGEAIELMERSELVAETLGEHVFDFFLRNKKQEWEEYRSEVTAFELRKMLPVL, from the coding sequence ATGGATAAGCAGCAGGAGTTCGTGCTCCGCACGCTCGAAGAGCGCGACATCCGGTTCGTACGGCTGTGGTTCACCGACGTCCTCGGCTATCTGAAGTCCGTCGCCGTCGCCCCGGCCGAGCTGGAGCAGGCCTTCGACGAGGGCATCGGCTTCGACGGCTCCGCCATCGAGGGCTTCGCCCGGGTGTACGAGTCCGACATGATCGCCAAGCCGGACCCGGGCACCTTCCAGATCCTGCCCTGGCGCGCGGAGGCCCCCGGCACCGCCCGGATGTTCTGCGACATCCTCATGCCGGACGGCTCGCCCTCCTACGCCGACCCGCGCTACGTCCTCAAGCGCATCCTGGCCAAGACCTCCGACCTCGGCTTCACCTTCTACACCCACCCCGAGATCGAGTTCTTCCTCCTCAAGGACAAGCCGGTCGACGGCACCCGCCCGGTGCCCGCCGACTCCTCCGGCTATTTCGACCACACCCCGCAGAACGTGGGCATGGACTTCCGCCGCCAGGCCATCACCATGCTCGAATCCATGGGCATCTCGGTCGAGTTCAGCCACCACGAGGGCGCCCCCGGCCAGCAGGAGATCGACCTCCGCTACGCCGACGCGCTGTCCACGGCGGACAACATCATGACCTTCCGCCTGGTGATGAAGCAGGTCGCCCTGGAGCAGGGCGTGCAGGCCACCTTCATGCCCAAGCCGTTCTCCGAATACCCCGGCTCCGGGATGCACACCCACCTCTCCCTCTTCGAGGGCGACCGGAACGCCTTCTACGAGTCCGGCGCGGAGTACCAGCTCTCCAAGGTCGGCCGGTCCTTCATCGCGGGCCTGCTCAAGCACGCCGCCGAGATCTCGGCCGTGACCAACCAGTGGGTCAACTCCTACAAGCGCATCTGGGGCGGCTCGGCCCGCAGCGCCGGCGCGGGCGGCGAGGCCCCCTCGTACATCTGCTGGGGCCACAACAACCGCTCCGCGCTCATCCGCGTCCCGATGTACAAGCCCGGCAAGACCGGCTCCGCCCGGGTCGAGGTCCGCTCCATCGACTCCGGCGCCAACCCCTACCTGACCTACGCGGTGCTGCTCGCCGCCGGTCTCAAGGGCATCGAGGAGGGCTACGAGCTTCCGGCCGGCGCCGACGACGACGTGTGGGCGCTGTCCGACGCCGAGCGGCGCGCGATGGGCATCGAGCCGCTGCCGCAGAACCTGGGCGAGGCGATCGAGCTCATGGAGCGCAGCGAGCTGGTGGCCGAGACGCTGGGCGAGCACGTCTTCGACTTCTTCCTGCGCAACAAGAAGCAGGAGTGGGAGGAGTACCGCTCCGAGGTGACGGCCTTCGAGCTGCGGAAGATGCTGCCGGTGCTGTAA
- a CDS encoding multicopper oxidase family protein, with the protein MRTTSRRAVLGAGLAVAGGGLLTACSQDSPGSADAKTPTAPPTDYVSPDGKEVAAAEAKRGTGPVRDVRLTATRTRVDLGGGRSVDTWAYGDRLPGQEVRVTAGDTLALTLANHLPEATSLHWHGLALRNDMDGVPGLTQPAVKPGASHDYRFTLAHPGTYWFHPHSGVQQDRGLYAPLIVEDPREPLKYDKEWVVVLDDWVDGVDGSTPDAVLAELGRGMGGMDHGGGGGGMDHGGGHDMSGHGMGAAPKPSASSGPSRMLMGATSPLLGGDAGDVAYPHYLVNGRTAADPETFRAKAGDRIRIRFVNAGGDTAFRVALGDHRMTVTHTDGFPVAHAETDALLLGMGERYDVLVEAKDGVFPLTALAEGKKASALALLRTADRAAPDASVRPRELDGRLLTADRLKADASVRLKDRRPDRTLTFALTGSMEKYDWAINGRKYTASQRYPVAAGERVRMAFVNRTTMWHPMHLHGHTFALPGGGARKDTAVVLPGKRLEVEFDADNPGLWMLHCHNVYHAESGMMTVLGYRK; encoded by the coding sequence ATGCGCACGACTTCCCGCCGCGCCGTCCTCGGCGCGGGACTCGCCGTCGCCGGCGGCGGCCTGCTCACCGCCTGCTCCCAGGACTCCCCGGGCTCCGCCGACGCCAAGACGCCCACCGCCCCGCCCACCGACTACGTCTCCCCGGACGGCAAGGAGGTGGCCGCCGCCGAGGCGAAGCGCGGCACGGGCCCCGTCCGCGACGTCCGGCTGACGGCCACCCGTACCCGCGTCGACCTGGGCGGCGGACGTTCCGTCGACACGTGGGCGTACGGCGACCGGCTGCCCGGCCAGGAGGTCCGGGTCACGGCGGGCGACACCCTCGCCCTCACCCTCGCCAACCACCTGCCCGAGGCCACCTCCCTGCACTGGCACGGGCTGGCCCTGCGCAACGACATGGACGGCGTGCCCGGCCTCACCCAGCCCGCGGTCAAGCCCGGCGCGTCGCACGACTACCGCTTCACGCTCGCGCACCCCGGCACGTACTGGTTCCACCCGCACTCGGGGGTCCAGCAGGACCGGGGGCTGTACGCGCCGCTGATCGTGGAGGACCCGAGGGAGCCGCTGAAGTACGACAAGGAGTGGGTCGTCGTCCTGGACGACTGGGTGGACGGGGTGGACGGCAGCACGCCGGACGCGGTGCTGGCGGAACTCGGCCGGGGCATGGGCGGGATGGACCACGGCGGCGGGGGCGGTGGCATGGACCACGGTGGCGGCCACGACATGAGCGGTCACGGCATGGGCGCCGCGCCGAAGCCCTCGGCTTCCTCCGGCCCGTCGCGCATGCTGATGGGGGCGACGAGCCCCCTCCTCGGTGGTGACGCGGGCGACGTCGCGTACCCCCACTACCTGGTCAACGGGCGGACGGCGGCCGACCCCGAGACGTTCCGGGCCAAGGCCGGCGACCGGATCCGGATCCGCTTCGTCAACGCGGGCGGTGACACGGCCTTCCGCGTCGCGCTCGGCGACCACCGTATGACGGTCACGCACACCGACGGCTTCCCCGTCGCGCACGCGGAGACGGACGCGCTGCTGCTGGGCATGGGCGAGCGCTACGACGTGCTGGTCGAGGCGAAGGACGGCGTCTTCCCGCTGACCGCGCTGGCCGAGGGCAAGAAGGCGTCGGCGCTGGCGCTGCTGCGCACCGCCGACAGGGCGGCGCCCGACGCGTCCGTACGCCCCCGCGAGCTCGACGGCAGGCTCCTGACCGCGGACCGCCTGAAGGCGGACGCGAGCGTGCGCCTGAAGGACCGCCGCCCGGACCGCACGCTGACCTTCGCGCTCACGGGCTCGATGGAGAAGTACGACTGGGCGATCAACGGCCGGAAGTACACGGCGTCGCAGCGCTACCCGGTGGCGGCGGGTGAGCGGGTGCGGATGGCGTTCGTGAACCGCACGACGATGTGGCACCCGATGCACCTGCACGGGCACACGTTCGCGCTGCCGGGCGGCGGGGCGCGGAAGGACACGGCGGTGGTGCTGCCGGGGAAACGGCTGGAGGTGGAGTTCGACGCGGACAACCCCGGGCTGTGGATGCTCCACTGTCACAACGTGTACCACGCGGAGTCGGGGATGATGACGGTGCTGGGGTACCGCAAGTAG
- a CDS encoding S1 family peptidase, with the protein MSAIRPRAAWMTGILASAVAASLLTGVPAHAVVGEEAADGAYAFTAQLDIDEGARGCSAALVEQEWLVTAASCFADDPAKSFKISAGTPKRKTTATIGRTDLSGKGGGVVDVVELVPREDRDLVMARLARPVTGVKPAHLNFDTILPGEHLRVAGYGRTKDEWVPDRLHSAGFDVESAKGGTVRLKGRSADAAACQGDTGGPVFKDLSGHYELVGITSTSGQAGCFGTDGSETRRGVQAARVDDIAGWIQATASRGVLSRADWKNAVHVVSGNFTRGIKHSDRSDVFVVWADGSASIFRGADHTDDKYPFMAEYKVAAKGSYWKDAAAVTGTRVTDAASSGSATDGLTVRWKSGKLSTFTHVDTYGFFEEKTLAYSGSWKNARLITAGRHTANKLRDDLVVLWADGSTSMYSDTGVNGVAKETQLTKADKAWTEAAQISSAEFTGGGTADLVVSWKSGKAELFAGLDTDGFHGSTVLRKAGSAWRYATTLTPGVFGGRYPGDLLVRWADGNLSYYSDVDTSGTHAEVQLVG; encoded by the coding sequence ATGTCTGCCATCCGTCCGCGCGCCGCGTGGATGACCGGGATCCTCGCGTCCGCCGTCGCGGCGAGCCTGCTGACCGGCGTCCCGGCGCACGCGGTCGTCGGCGAAGAGGCCGCCGACGGCGCCTACGCCTTCACCGCCCAGCTCGACATCGACGAGGGCGCGCGCGGCTGCTCGGCCGCTCTCGTCGAGCAGGAGTGGCTGGTCACCGCGGCCAGTTGCTTCGCCGACGACCCGGCGAAGAGCTTCAAGATCTCCGCCGGCACCCCGAAGCGGAAGACGACCGCCACGATCGGCCGCACGGACCTCTCGGGCAAGGGCGGCGGCGTGGTCGACGTCGTCGAACTCGTCCCGCGCGAGGACCGTGACCTGGTGATGGCACGACTGGCGCGGCCGGTCACCGGCGTCAAGCCCGCCCACCTCAACTTCGACACCATACTCCCGGGCGAACACCTGCGGGTGGCCGGCTACGGCCGCACCAAGGACGAGTGGGTCCCCGACCGCCTGCACTCCGCCGGGTTCGACGTCGAGTCGGCCAAGGGCGGTACGGTGCGCCTCAAGGGCAGGTCCGCCGACGCCGCCGCGTGCCAGGGGGACACGGGCGGCCCCGTGTTCAAGGACCTCAGCGGCCACTACGAGCTGGTCGGCATCACCAGCACCTCCGGCCAGGCGGGCTGCTTCGGCACGGACGGGTCCGAGACCCGCCGGGGCGTGCAGGCGGCCCGCGTGGACGACATCGCGGGGTGGATCCAGGCCACCGCCTCCCGCGGCGTCCTGTCCCGGGCGGACTGGAAGAACGCCGTCCATGTCGTCTCGGGCAACTTCACCCGGGGCATCAAGCACAGCGACCGCTCGGACGTGTTCGTCGTCTGGGCCGACGGCTCGGCCAGCATCTTCCGCGGCGCCGACCACACCGACGACAAGTACCCCTTCATGGCGGAGTACAAGGTCGCGGCCAAGGGGAGCTACTGGAAGGACGCCGCGGCCGTCACCGGCACCCGGGTCACCGACGCCGCCTCCAGCGGCAGCGCGACGGACGGGCTCACCGTCCGCTGGAAGAGCGGCAAGCTGTCGACGTTCACGCACGTCGACACGTACGGCTTCTTCGAGGAGAAGACCCTCGCCTACAGCGGCAGCTGGAAGAACGCCCGTCTCATCACGGCCGGTCGCCACACCGCCAACAAGCTGCGTGACGACCTGGTCGTTCTCTGGGCGGACGGCTCGACGTCCATGTACTCCGACACCGGGGTCAACGGCGTCGCCAAGGAGACCCAGCTGACCAAGGCGGACAAGGCCTGGACCGAGGCCGCGCAGATCAGCTCCGCCGAGTTCACCGGTGGCGGGACCGCCGACCTCGTCGTCAGCTGGAAGAGCGGCAAGGCGGAACTCTTCGCCGGCCTCGACACGGACGGCTTCCACGGAAGCACCGTCCTGCGCAAGGCGGGCTCGGCCTGGCGGTACGCCACGACCCTGACGCCCGGCGTCTTCGGCGGCCGCTACCCCGGCGACCTCCTGGTCCGCTGGGCCGACGGCAACCTGAGCTACTACTCCGACGTGGACACCTCCGGCACCCACGCCGAGGTCCAGCTCGTCGGCTGA
- a CDS encoding DsbA family oxidoreductase, giving the protein MKVEIYSDIACPWCHVGKNRFERALAAFPGAEGVEVVYRPFQLDPGAPEKPLPHREVLAEKYGPQSVAMDDRITAIGEAEGLTFDFDTVVENNSLLAHRLLRFVLGAYGPAAQARLKGRLLEAHFGEGLDIGDAGQLADAAVAVGLEREPVAAFLGGDDLRDEVLAEIDEGRRRGVTAVPTFVFEGQWAVQGGQDTETFLRVLEQVAEATGAAAPEAGESCADGACEVPATGRG; this is encoded by the coding sequence GTGAAGGTCGAGATCTACAGCGATATCGCCTGCCCGTGGTGCCACGTCGGCAAGAACCGCTTCGAGCGGGCCCTGGCCGCGTTCCCGGGTGCCGAGGGTGTCGAGGTGGTCTACCGGCCGTTCCAGCTCGACCCCGGGGCGCCGGAGAAGCCGCTGCCGCACCGGGAGGTGCTGGCGGAGAAGTACGGTCCGCAGTCCGTCGCCATGGACGACCGGATCACCGCGATCGGCGAGGCCGAGGGGCTCACGTTCGACTTCGACACGGTCGTCGAGAACAACTCGCTGCTCGCCCACCGGCTGCTGCGCTTCGTCCTCGGCGCGTACGGCCCGGCGGCCCAGGCGCGGCTCAAGGGGCGGCTGCTGGAGGCCCACTTCGGGGAGGGGCTCGACATCGGTGACGCCGGGCAGCTCGCGGACGCGGCCGTGGCCGTCGGCCTGGAGCGGGAGCCGGTCGCCGCGTTCCTCGGCGGGGACGACCTGCGCGACGAGGTCCTCGCCGAGATCGACGAGGGCCGCCGGCGCGGCGTGACCGCGGTGCCGACGTTCGTCTTCGAGGGGCAGTGGGCCGTCCAGGGCGGCCAGGACACGGAGACGTTCCTGCGCGTCCTGGAGCAGGTCGCCGAGGCGACCGGTGCCGCCGCGCCGGAGGCCGGGGAGTCCTGCGCGGACGGTGCCTGCGAGGTCCCGGCCACCGGCCGGGGCTGA
- a CDS encoding alpha/beta fold hydrolase has product MAEETRPPGHMLRVGGVPLHVVCEGEGPVCVLSAGLGMGWFDWEPVVPLLTPHRTVVRFDRPGLGFSAPAVEPPTAAGEAARIAGVLDALGVKEPVTVVGHSLAGFHAEAFARLHPGRTAGIVLVDGSVEEEPRPAPARELRTSAAHARGLVLAAAGLPRALGPSLRRLAVRASSVSRQDPASADLLRRTYGTGRVMRALLMENARYRDVAAELLDLREHHPMPPVPVSVLAASPGTGSTLERRWLERQRALADRLDGRFEAVAPAGHLLMYDRPQAIAAAVLATPPIRA; this is encoded by the coding sequence ATGGCCGAAGAGACGCGACCACCCGGGCACATGCTGCGCGTGGGCGGCGTACCGCTGCACGTCGTGTGCGAGGGCGAGGGCCCGGTCTGCGTGCTGAGCGCGGGCCTCGGCATGGGCTGGTTCGACTGGGAGCCGGTGGTGCCGCTGCTCACGCCCCACCGCACCGTCGTCCGCTTCGACCGCCCCGGCCTGGGCTTCAGCGCACCGGCCGTGGAACCGCCCACCGCGGCGGGGGAGGCCGCCCGGATAGCGGGCGTCCTCGACGCCCTCGGGGTGAAGGAGCCCGTCACGGTCGTGGGTCACTCCCTCGCCGGATTCCACGCCGAGGCCTTCGCCCGGCTGCACCCCGGGCGCACGGCGGGCATCGTGCTCGTCGACGGCAGCGTGGAGGAGGAGCCCCGGCCCGCGCCCGCGCGCGAGCTGCGCACCAGCGCGGCGCACGCCCGCGGCCTGGTGCTCGCCGCCGCCGGCCTGCCCCGCGCCCTCGGCCCGTCCCTGCGCCGGCTGGCCGTCCGCGCCTCCTCCGTGAGCCGCCAGGACCCGGCCTCGGCCGACCTCCTGCGCCGCACGTACGGCACCGGACGGGTGATGCGTGCCCTGCTCATGGAGAACGCCCGTTACCGCGACGTCGCCGCCGAGCTGCTGGACCTGCGCGAGCATCACCCGATGCCGCCGGTCCCGGTGAGCGTCCTCGCGGCCTCGCCCGGCACCGGCTCCACGCTGGAGCGCCGCTGGCTGGAGCGGCAGCGCGCCCTCGCCGACCGCCTCGACGGCCGCTTCGAGGCCGTGGCACCCGCCGGCCACCTGCTGATGTACGACCGTCCGCAGGCGATCGCGGCGGCCGTGCTGGCCACGCCCCCTATCCGGGCATAA
- a CDS encoding NAD+ synthase: MAQLRLALNQIDSCVGDLAGNAEAIVHWTRRSAERGAHLAAFPEMALTGYPVEDLALRSSFVEASRAALAGLAGRLAAEGLGELPVLVGYLDRSEGGTRLGQPAGAPRNAAAVLHRGAVALSFAKHHLPNYGVFDEFRYFVPGDTLPVVRVRGVDVALAICEDLWQEGGRVPAARSAGAGLLLSVNASPYEREKDDTRLELVRTRARQAGCTTAYLAMTGGQDELVFDGDTIVVDRDGEVLTRAAQFEETCVLIDLDLPAAPAEPPSGVVDDGLRVDHVTLSADPLPAYEPAAHPAPAPHLSDAEEVYKALVTGLRAYVAKNNFRSVLIGLSGGIDSALVAALACDAVGAENVYGVAMPSRYSSEHSLGDAEELARRTGLNLRTVPIAPMFDAYMGALGLTGLAEENLQSRLRGTMLMAISNQEGHIVLAPGNKSELACGYSTLYGDSVGAYGPIKDVYKTLIFRLAKWRNADAAARGETPPIPENSITKPPSAELRPGQVDTDSLPDYDVLDRILELYVDRDRGHAEIIAAGFDPELVTRVLRLVDTAEYKRRQYPPGTKISAKGFGKDRRLPITNRWREKG, translated from the coding sequence GTGGCACAACTTCGGCTCGCCCTGAACCAGATCGACTCCTGCGTCGGCGACCTCGCCGGGAACGCCGAGGCGATCGTCCACTGGACCAGACGCTCGGCGGAGCGCGGCGCCCACCTGGCCGCGTTCCCCGAGATGGCCCTGACCGGCTACCCCGTCGAGGACCTCGCGCTGCGCTCGTCGTTCGTCGAGGCGAGCCGCGCCGCGCTGGCCGGGCTCGCCGGACGGCTCGCGGCCGAGGGGCTCGGCGAACTACCCGTGCTCGTCGGCTATCTCGACCGCAGCGAGGGCGGCACCCGCCTCGGCCAGCCGGCCGGCGCGCCGCGCAACGCCGCGGCGGTGCTGCACCGCGGCGCGGTGGCGCTGAGCTTCGCCAAGCACCACCTGCCGAACTACGGCGTCTTCGACGAGTTCCGGTACTTCGTGCCCGGTGACACGCTGCCCGTCGTGCGGGTACGCGGCGTCGACGTGGCGCTCGCCATCTGCGAGGACCTGTGGCAGGAGGGCGGCCGGGTACCCGCCGCCCGCTCCGCCGGGGCCGGGCTGCTGCTGTCGGTCAACGCCTCGCCGTACGAGCGCGAGAAGGACGACACCCGTCTGGAGCTGGTCCGCACGCGCGCCCGGCAGGCGGGCTGCACGACCGCGTACCTCGCGATGACCGGCGGCCAGGACGAGCTGGTCTTCGACGGCGACACGATCGTCGTCGACCGCGACGGCGAGGTCCTCACGCGCGCCGCGCAGTTCGAGGAGACGTGCGTCCTGATCGACCTCGACCTGCCGGCCGCGCCCGCCGAGCCGCCGTCCGGGGTCGTCGACGACGGCCTGCGCGTCGACCACGTCACCCTCTCGGCCGATCCGCTCCCGGCGTACGAGCCGGCGGCGCACCCCGCCCCGGCGCCGCACCTCAGCGACGCCGAGGAGGTCTACAAGGCCCTGGTCACGGGCCTGCGCGCGTACGTCGCCAAGAACAATTTCCGCAGCGTGCTGATCGGGCTCTCCGGTGGCATCGACTCCGCGCTCGTCGCCGCGCTCGCGTGCGACGCGGTCGGCGCGGAGAACGTGTACGGCGTGGCCATGCCGTCGCGCTACTCCTCCGAGCACTCCCTGGGCGACGCCGAGGAACTCGCCCGGCGCACCGGCCTGAACCTCCGCACGGTCCCCATCGCGCCGATGTTCGACGCGTACATGGGCGCGCTGGGCCTGACCGGCCTCGCCGAGGAGAACCTCCAGTCGCGGCTGCGCGGCACGATGCTGATGGCGATCTCCAACCAGGAAGGCCACATCGTGCTCGCCCCGGGCAACAAGTCCGAGCTGGCGTGCGGCTATTCGACGCTCTACGGCGACTCGGTCGGCGCGTACGGCCCGATCAAGGACGTCTACAAGACACTGATCTTCCGCCTCGCGAAGTGGCGCAACGCGGACGCGGCCGCCCGCGGCGAGACCCCGCCGATCCCGGAGAACTCGATCACCAAGCCCCCGAGCGCGGAACTCCGCCCGGGCCAGGTGGACACCGACTCCCTCCCGGACTACGACGTCCTGGACCGGATCCTGGAGCTGTACGTCGACCGCGACCGCGGCCACGCGGAGATCATCGCGGCGGGCTTCGACCCGGAGCTGGTCACGCGCGTCCTGCGGCTGGTGGACACGGCGGAGTACAAGCGCCGCCAGTACCCGCCGGGCACGAAGATCTCGGCGAAGGGCTTCGGCAAGGACCGGCGCCTGCCGATCACGAACCGCTGGCGGGAGAAGGGCTGA
- a CDS encoding APC family permease, with the protein MTITEQVRDERPLATGAAIPGATQTQFISWVTLAMMTTASVANLRPSPSMALYGLAAVFLYLVPAVVFLLPTALVSAELASGWTGGVYRWVSEGLSSKPLGFLAVWCQFAMTIAYYPSLLAYVASTFAYVIDPRLADNGVYVAVVIVVIYWAGVLISSRGTKAVAGLAGAGLVIGTLIPGVVLVVLGMVFLGQGNASAAPMDAGHALPPWTGLASLVLIVNNFLSYAGMEMNGVHVSSLREPGKQFPRSVFAATGLVLLIFILPALAISWVMPGEDLSLTAGVMQAFQGFFDHFGVGWLTKVVGVLLVAAALGGMLAWLAGPSKGLLMVARQEGYLPPVLQKLNKRGVPRNIMVAQGALTTLIALLYAFLPDVSSAYWIFSVITTQIYLVVYLLMFAAVVRLRTTQPGRPRGFRVPAVRLVAGAGFAASLAAMCIGFVPPEQFGGGPLWRYLLTVGGGLLVIGFLTPLALLKFRKPHWVAPEHRTAAAGD; encoded by the coding sequence ATGACCATCACGGAACAGGTGAGGGACGAACGTCCCCTCGCCACGGGCGCCGCCATCCCGGGCGCCACCCAGACGCAGTTCATCTCGTGGGTGACCCTCGCGATGATGACCACCGCGTCCGTCGCGAACCTGCGCCCTTCCCCGTCCATGGCGCTCTACGGCCTCGCCGCCGTCTTCCTCTACCTCGTGCCGGCCGTCGTCTTCCTGCTGCCGACCGCGCTCGTCTCCGCCGAGCTCGCCTCCGGCTGGACCGGGGGCGTCTACCGCTGGGTGAGCGAGGGACTGTCCTCCAAGCCGCTGGGCTTCCTGGCCGTCTGGTGCCAGTTCGCGATGACGATCGCCTACTACCCGAGCCTGCTGGCCTACGTGGCGAGCACCTTCGCATACGTGATCGACCCGAGGCTCGCCGACAACGGTGTCTACGTCGCCGTCGTGATCGTCGTCATCTACTGGGCGGGCGTGCTGATCTCCTCGCGCGGAACGAAGGCGGTCGCCGGGCTCGCCGGCGCCGGACTGGTGATCGGCACACTGATCCCGGGCGTGGTGCTCGTCGTCCTCGGCATGGTCTTCCTCGGCCAGGGCAACGCCTCCGCCGCGCCCATGGACGCGGGCCACGCGCTGCCGCCGTGGACCGGGCTGGCCAGCCTCGTGCTGATCGTCAACAACTTCCTGTCCTACGCGGGCATGGAGATGAACGGCGTCCACGTGTCCTCGCTGCGCGAGCCGGGCAAGCAGTTCCCGCGCTCCGTCTTCGCCGCGACCGGACTCGTCCTGCTGATCTTCATCCTGCCGGCGCTGGCCATCAGCTGGGTGATGCCGGGCGAGGACCTGAGCCTGACCGCCGGCGTGATGCAGGCGTTCCAGGGCTTCTTCGACCACTTCGGCGTGGGCTGGCTGACCAAGGTCGTCGGCGTGCTGCTCGTCGCCGCCGCGCTCGGCGGGATGCTGGCCTGGCTGGCGGGCCCCTCCAAGGGGCTGCTGATGGTCGCCCGGCAGGAGGGCTATCTGCCGCCGGTCCTCCAGAAGCTCAACAAGAGGGGCGTGCCGCGCAACATCATGGTCGCGCAGGGCGCGCTCACCACGCTCATCGCGCTCCTCTACGCCTTCCTGCCGGACGTCTCCAGCGCGTACTGGATCTTCTCGGTGATCACCACCCAGATCTACCTCGTCGTCTACCTGCTGATGTTCGCCGCCGTCGTCCGGCTGCGCACCACCCAGCCCGGCCGGCCGCGCGGCTTCCGGGTGCCGGCCGTGCGGCTCGTCGCGGGCGCCGGCTTCGCCGCCTCGCTCGCGGCGATGTGCATCGGCTTCGTGCCGCCGGAGCAGTTCGGCGGCGGCCCGCTCTGGCGCTATCTGCTGACCGTGGGCGGCGGCCTGCTGGTCATCGGCTTCCTCACGCCGCTCGCCCTGCTGAAGTTCCGCAAGCCGCACTGGGTGGCGCCGGAACACCGGACGGCCGCGGCGGGCGACTGA